Below is a window of Nocardia asteroides DNA.
CCATCACCCCGCCGACCTGCACACCCCCGGACTCGCCGTCGGCCTGGTCGCCGGCGCACTGCGCCACCATCCCGCCGACACACCCGCCGTACTCGCCGACCTCGTGCACGAGATCCGCGGCGCCACCCGCAACGCCGTCACCAACCGGACCGTCCTCAACGGCCGGACCACCGGCCCGCTTCCCATGCCGGCCACCGTCCCGGTCGACGCCGTCACGCACTGACGCCGTCAAGACGAGACGTGCCGTTCCAGTTCGCTAGACTCGTCCCATGGCACGCACCACCCCCGACGGCACCCGCCGCAGCGAACGGTCCCGCGTCGCGATCCTCACCGCCACCCGCGAACTCATCGGCGAGACCGACTACGCCAAACTCACCATCGAGGCGATCGCCGCCCGCGCCGGCGTCGGCAAGCAGACCATCTACCGGTGGTGGCCGTCCAAAGGCGCCGTCGTCTTCGACGCCCTGCTCGCCGCCAGCGAACACCCCGACCACGGCGGCATCGAACTGCCCGACACCGGCGACATCACCACCGACCTGCGCACCGTCCTGCGCGCCACCGCCACCGAATTCGCCGACCCCGCCTTCGCGGGCCCGATCCGCGCCCTGACCACCGAGATCGTCAACGACGCCGCCCTCGCCGAGACCTACCGCGAACGCATGGAACTGCCCCTGCGCGAGGCCAAGAAGCGCCGCCTGCGCAGCGCCCAACAGGCAGGCCAACTGCGCGCCGACGCCGACCTCGACCTGGTCGTCGACCTGCTCTACGGCCCACTGACCCACCGCTGGCTGCAACGCAGCGGCCCCCTCGACGACGACTTCGCCGACGCCCTCGTCGAGGCGGTCCTGCGCGCCTTCGCCCCCGCCTGACCCCTTACCCGAGCAGCCCCAGCGCCCCGAGATCACCCACGTACTTGCGCATCAGCTCCGGACCCAGATGCGGAATATCGGCGTCGGCTCCCACCCCCGCCGCCCGCACCGCCGCGCGGAAACCGTCGGCGGGCAACGCCGAACCCGCCACCGGCACACCCGGCCGCCGATACGCGTGCATCAGCGGCAGCACCGTATGTTTGCGCCGCTCCTCGGGCAACGCGCGCAACGCCGCCTCGAAACGCGCCGACCACGTGGCGAAATCGTCGATCCGGTCGATCCGATGACCGGCCTCGATCAGCCAGTCCACGAACACATCCAGCGAAATCCCGTCGTCGTGCGGATTCACCACATCGAAGGTCCGGTACCCGGTGGTCGCCGCCGCACCGAGCGCGGTCACCGCCGCCGCGACGAAATCGGCGGGCAGCCCGTCATAGTGCGCGCGCTGCCGCCGCCCCTGGGAATCGGTGCGGTAGAACGACTTCGGCGCGATCCCGGTGACCAGCAGACTCAGCAGCAGCCGGGTGAACACATCGGGCACGTTCACCTGCCCGGGATACTCGCTGTGCGCCAGGATCATGTCCGACCGGAACACCGCCACCGGCAACCCGAACCGGTCCGACGCCTCCCGCAGCAACACCTCCCCCGCCCACTTGCTGTTGCCGTAACCATTGGCATAGGAGCCGTCCAGGCGGCGCACCGGACTCATCGTCCGCACATCACCGTCCTCGGCGAACGACTCCCCCTGCGCGGCCACCGCCACCGTCGACAGATAGCTCACCGGCGTGCGCCGACCGGTCAGCGCCAACCGGATCACCTCGGCCGTACCGACCACATTGGGCCCGAACAGCTGGGCATAGGGCAGCACATGATTCACCAGTGCCGCCGAATGCACGATCAGATCGACCTCGCCCGCCAGCCGCCGCCAGGTCGCGTCGTCCACACCGAAACGCGGTTCCCCGATGTCACCGGCAACCACCTCCAGCGCCCCGGACAGCGCCTCGACATGCGCGCGCAGCGACGGATCGGTGTCGAACACCGCGTCCAGCCGCGCCCGCGCCGCCGTCACGTCCGCACCCCGCACCACACAGATCACCCGTCCACCCACCGGCGCCAACCGCTCCAGCCAGGCCAGCAGCAGAAACCGGCCGAGATAGCCGTTCGCACCCGTGATCAGCACCGTCCGCGCCGGATCCGCCGCGGGCTCCAGCCCCACCGCCGCGTCCAGCAGCGCCGGATCCAGGAACTTCGCCAAGGTCAGCTCCGACGCCCGGATCTCGGTGGCGCCCACCCCGTGCACCGTCTCGACATCGACACGCCGCGCCCCCGGCTCCCGCTCCCGCCGAACGTAACCCGCGATCCCGGCCAGATCGCTGTCGGGCCCCAGCAGCACATTCACCGGCACCTCCACACCGAGCAGATCCCGCAGCAACGTCGAATACGTCAGCGCCGCCAGCGAATCCCCACCCAGCTCACCGAACCGCGCCGACGGCCGCAGATCCGCCGCCGCACACCCCAGCACCGCGAGCGCCGCCCGAGCCACCACCTCGTCCACCGGCAACATGGGCGCTTCCCGGCGCAACCGCTCGAGCTCCGCCTCCTGCTCACGCACCACCTCGTCGTAGAGGGCGTCCAACCGCGCCCCGTAGCGCTGTTTCAGCGCGGGCCGCAACAACTTCGACACCCCGGACAACAAGCCGTTGTCCACCGAGAACGGCACGGACTCGATCAGGAAATCCCGCGGGATCTCGTACGGCTCCAGCTCCGCCGCCACTGCCGCACGCTGCAACGAGGCACCCAGCTCCGCCCGCAA
It encodes the following:
- the car gene encoding carboxylic acid reductase; protein product: MTVEVDADRLADRIRALYAQDAQIRAATPIPEAHARVTTPGTPLARIVSTVMTAYADRPALGVRRTELVVEAGRATRRLLPEFELLTYGEVWERARALAASWYAEGLAAGEFVATLGFTGADYTVLDLATIHLGAVAVPLQAGASATQLRSILDETAPRVLAVDTANLAVALDVVLAGAAPRALVVFDHHADDDNDREVLAAARARLRAANSPIVLSTVAEVIDRGRLADPAPLVVPAPQDDPLAMLIYTSGSTGTPKGAMYTDRLVAAGWQPARPVAVLNVNFLPMSHIAARLTLNGVLARGGTAYFTAAADMSTLFEDIALVRPTEIFLVPRVCDMLLHRFRREVDRRADAGVDPEVLAEEVRGELRERVLGGRLLTVLCGSAPIAPELRRFVESVLRLRLHDGYGSTETGGGVIFDTKVMRPPVLDYKLVDVPELGYFSTDKPYPRGELLLKTTTMISGYYRRPEVTAQVFDEDGFCRTGDVVAELGPDRVAYVDRRNNVLKLSQGEFVTVSRLEAVFAGADLVRQIYVYGSSERAYLLAVIVPTEAALAGPAASLRAELGASLQRAAVAAELEPYEIPRDFLIESVPFSVDNGLLSGVSKLLRPALKQRYGARLDALYDEVVREQEAELERLRREAPMLPVDEVVARAALAVLGCAAADLRPSARFGELGGDSLAALTYSTLLRDLLGVEVPVNVLLGPDSDLAGIAGYVRREREPGARRVDVETVHGVGATEIRASELTLAKFLDPALLDAAVGLEPAADPARTVLITGANGYLGRFLLLAWLERLAPVGGRVICVVRGADVTAARARLDAVFDTDPSLRAHVEALSGALEVVAGDIGEPRFGVDDATWRRLAGEVDLIVHSAALVNHVLPYAQLFGPNVVGTAEVIRLALTGRRTPVSYLSTVAVAAQGESFAEDGDVRTMSPVRRLDGSYANGYGNSKWAGEVLLREASDRFGLPVAVFRSDMILAHSEYPGQVNVPDVFTRLLLSLLVTGIAPKSFYRTDSQGRRQRAHYDGLPADFVAAAVTALGAAATTGYRTFDVVNPHDDGISLDVFVDWLIEAGHRIDRIDDFATWSARFEAALRALPEERRKHTVLPLMHAYRRPGVPVAGSALPADGFRAAVRAAGVGADADIPHLGPELMRKYVGDLGALGLLG
- a CDS encoding TetR/AcrR family transcriptional regulator, with the translated sequence MARTTPDGTRRSERSRVAILTATRELIGETDYAKLTIEAIAARAGVGKQTIYRWWPSKGAVVFDALLAASEHPDHGGIELPDTGDITTDLRTVLRATATEFADPAFAGPIRALTTEIVNDAALAETYRERMELPLREAKKRRLRSAQQAGQLRADADLDLVVDLLYGPLTHRWLQRSGPLDDDFADALVEAVLRAFAPA